The Mytilus galloprovincialis chromosome 3, xbMytGall1.hap1.1, whole genome shotgun sequence genomic interval ATATGCTCAGTTGCTGTTAATCTATCAAAACAGATCGTGATTTGCTGCATCTATTTGTTAGGTAACTGTTGATATCTTACATCtccttttattaaaattaaagtcTTCAAAACCATTGTGGTCCTCCACTTTTTCATGAGAaataacatatcaaaatttgaaaatgattgGATCAACACTTTTAAGTCTATATGGAATCAACATAAAAGCAATTCTCCAATCAATCAAGGAGCCTAACTCTCCAAAAAAAAGTGCAAATCACCAATATTAAACCTGACCTCCATTTCTTTAAAAGGATTGGTTAATAGGTTCTCAAAAGCAGCTGTGGCTCCTCGaattcagtgtttgttgttttcaaCAGTGTTTCTAGTTTCTATTCCAGAAGAAAAAGACCTCAAACTAAACTTTTACACTCAGATAATTTGCATAATTAAATTTATTGCTTCATTCAAAgatattttttagaaatatgtCATGTTTCACTGGGAGGTTCCTTTCCTCAATCCCCTAAGTAATGTTAAGTTTAGAGGAAATCAAACAAGGAATACAGAATTCAATGTACAATTTACATGCCTTAAATATAACAGTTAAAGTTTCTCATTTCTTGAACTCATGGTCAAAGTCCCATTACTTCTgtaaattttttcaaattaagctgACAAGGGAGAAGAAAGACAAATAATTCTACTAAGTATGCAAGCTTTCTGGTCTCAAACAGATGGTCATACACAATTTCTGTAATCCCCACTGCCTAGGAGAAGGAAgggacaataaataaataaataaatataacaaaactgccattatcaaatttgaaatgaaaaaaacttcagtaattttatttcataattctgATTTTAGTTTTATGTCCTCTTTTTTCATAAAGTTGAGAGCTGCAGAATTCATGCAGTATCTGTTTCCGGTTGGCGGGGGACCATCATCAAAGACATGCCCTAAATGTGCCCCACATTTGGCACAAGTCACTTCCACTCTGACCATACCTAAGAAGTAAACAAACATTTGTTTACAACAAATTTTGACCAGGAAAGAATGGGAAGTGCTGCATGCCATTCAAAGGGGGGTAATCAAAAGAAGTCATTTGGACTGTTTTTTCTCCTAATTTCTTTTTCATCTTTATTCTAGATCTTACAGTAACCATGATAACATTAAAAGTAAATAAGGGATCAAATCTTAAATATTGTTTAGTAATTCATCAATACTAGTAATTAAAAGCAAAATCAGTTATATCTTTTAGATAAAAATATATGGCTTGATTtgtcttttatttaaataagaatggGAGTATTACCAGAAGGTCTTATGAATCAACTTTTGAATATATTCCAATCTAATTCATTTCAAAAGTGCATGCATGAAGAATCACAAACATATAAATGATTaaatgtttctgtgtattacCGAATAATTAAGTAATAAACACTGTGTTGACTTAATGCTGATAAACTTCAATTAAGTTGCAAGTTTAAATTTATTGTAGATTTTTTTGGGCATCAACAAATGCAAAACCACATTAAACACTGTATAAATTATATCTTGTAAAACATTtcttatttgaaatataacttttgTGATTGCTTTCTGTATGATGACAGGAGTTAACCCTTTATGTGtgaaatcaacatgatcaatgcaGTAAGCTTAAGTTGGATTTAACaatatatttacataaatatatatatatatgaaatgacTGAAGaaatagtcaacgataaatcttacgtCATATAATTATGATACAGTACACTAAAGTCATCGTAGTGACTACACCTGCAAGCCAGACCTCCCTGCAAGTcatcatttgagatcacctgggaaCCCCAAAGCTGATCTAAGAAACCTTACCATCACCATCATAGATGACAACGAGGATTGGTCAAGGGCTGAAAGACTTGCACTGGAaagtttttggataagaaagctcaggacagtttccccagagggcattaaTGAAAAAGCATAGAAGAGTCACTCATTTTCCCTACTATCACTCATTTTCCTGCTATCACTTGTGTCCAGTAACTCCAGCTTCCGTACTGGACTCTTACACATTTCAGGAATTTTTGAATTATACTAGTTTTAATTACAGAGTTGGCagggatgtacaagtacgtagccacgttcaattatttaaccttagtaaaaaaattattactcatttttctaatcattaaaatataaattactatatatttgggatgttgcaattgccctaccgttgtcatattttaaatattataccagCTTAGATTGGTTAGGgttgtttatttaaaattattggGACTGTATTTCTCTGCAGGTGTTGTAACATCTTAACTGTCATCACCTTTAGAATTTtcagagttgtgccagttcatattgcaaataattatcttattttagCAGCTTGCATATCTTTGCGGTCTTTGCGCTGAGtttggaaatttgaaaattgtaTCAGGGTCTCTGATGTTCGCTTTAActgttttattgtataaaattcaagattgTGATAGTATGATCAGAATAGATAGACATGATTCATTTTACATTGGgatcatactgatgaaggatatctatTATTCGAAATAtttaacatattgttcgttttaattgttatttttggtgatgttgtacccttttagacttgtttttatatgtatacatgttgtgttcgtgtatatatatatatatttcaacaacACAACAGGTGCACACATGTGGACCATGTTATTCTCACTGGACCCTAGTTATCTACCACCATAAACATTGACCCTGGTAATGTCCTATCCTTATCATGGACCCTATAGACCTACCATCCTAAACATGGACCCTATAGATCTACCATCCTAAACATGGGCCTTGGTTATGTACTGTCCTTATAAACATAAACCATACAGCTCTACCATCCTAAACATGGGCCCTGATTTGATATCCTTAACATCGACCCTATAGACCTACCATTCTAAACATGGAACCTGGTTATGAATTGTCCTTAACATAAACCATATAGACCTATCATCCTAAACATGGGGCCTGATCTGATATCCTTAACATGGACCCTATAGACCTACAATTCTAAACATGGACCCTGGTTATCTACTATCCTATAGGCCAACCATCCTTAACATGGACCACACAGGTTATCTACCGTCCTGTAAATGGGTCCTGGTTATTTACCATTCTAAACATGGGCCCTGCATATTTACCATCATAAACAAGGGCGCTGCTTATAATTATTGACCATCCTAAACATGGGCCCTGCTTATTGACCATCCTAAACACGGGCTCTGTGTATCTAAGACCCCATGGACCCTGCAGGATATTTACCATTTGTAACATGGACCCTACATGTATATACCTACCATGTGAAGTGTCTTTTACCAGCTTTATCCTGTCATTGTCTATAGCATTATAAAATGAAGGCCATCCTGATCCAGAATTAAACTTTGTTTCCGACGAAAATAACTGGTTCCCACAAACCACACAGGTATACAGTCCTTCTGCTTTGTTGTGCACAAACTGACCAGCATTCTTCctgtaaaatatacatttttgttaaatttccaCTTTAACTCAGAATTTTTTCAATCTCTTGTGAATTGTTTTGATTTAATGGCAGTTTTATATCCAGAGGAAACAATTAaagctcttgggctgatattgaacctagggctgataatacatgcgatatgaaaaatgacatgttatgatctttttatcatatgcttcaacagtagagaaaaataaattgatccttttacgtggttcccgaagtttaaagagtaaaaaagttcacggccgtcggacccaaaatttgatacattcaatatcaAATCTTTCTATcgtatgcctcaacagagagaggaaaaaaaacccattttaatatggacgaatctacaaaaaaataattcaacaatacacataatgatcattgtttggaaaagtcaactttttaaagaaactttctaaattatgtttcagaaaaactttaaaaaatgcatttattaaataatttgtttgtttgtttggttttttttattattattttaaacaatatactttccagtgttcaagtaattgttttgtacactactttgtaatgtttttcactgaataCGTAGCactgaggtgtattttccggaattggccgagtattaccggaatgccatgtgataacgttacggaaaggcatgtgataacaatcgaagcatgtgataaacttttcatatcagcccgctaagcaccaattcaaaaaatatggaatttacgtcaatttaatgctattatcatacggtaaaatttatatgttatttagtctaagtatatgataatgtaTAATACGTTATGTTACATATAATATCAGGCATTAAAAGCTGAGTGGAGAAGCAGTAAAAAGCAATTTGCAAGTAATTGATGTGATCTGACTGAAAATAAAATCCAGGAACTCCTGCACTTGAGGCAAGCATTCTACCCTGAGAAAATAAAGGTTGCAAGTCTTTAGCTGGATCCGATTGAGGAACAAACCGAGACTCCTGCACTTAAAGCAAGCATCCTACCATGAGACAACCAAAGCAGTAAGTCTTAGGTTTGATCAGACTGGGGATAAAAACAAGACTCCAGTATTGAGGGCAATCATCCTACCATGAGACAACCAAAGCAGTAAGTCTTAGGTTTGATCAGACTGGGGATAAAACCAAGACTCCAGTACTGAGGGCAATCATTGACCCTGAGACAACTAAAGCAGTAAGTCTTAGGTTTTATCAGACTGGGGATAAAAACAAGACTCCAGTATTGAGGGCAATCATCCTACCATGAGACAACCAAAGCAGTAAGTCCTAGGTTTGATCAGACTGGGGATAAAACCAAGACTCCAGTACTGAGGACAACCATCCTACCCTGAGACAACTAAAGCAGTAAGTCTTAGGTTTGATCAGACTGGGGATAAAAACAAGACTCCAGTACTGAGGGCAATCATCCTACCATGAGACAACCAAAGCAGTAAGTCTTCGGTTTGATCAGACTGGGGATAAAAACAAGACTCCAGTATTGAGGGCAATCATCCTACCATGAGACAACCAAAGCAGTAAGTCTTAGGTTTGATCAGACTGGGGATAAAACCAAGACTCCAGTACTGAGGGCAATCATCCTACCATGAGACAACCAAAGCAGTAAGTCTTAGGTTTGATCAGACTGGGGATAAAACCAAGACTCCAGTACTGAGGGCAATCATCCTACCATGTGACAACAAAGGTTTCTGGTTTgatcagattgaaaaataaatcagAATGCTTCACCAAAGTTCAGCATCCTACAATGAGACAACCAAGGATataagtctttggtttgattgaAGATTTAACCAGAGATTTAACCAGAGAGTCCCGCACTAAAGACAAGCATCCTATGGCTACCATGAGAAAAACCAAGGCAATAAGTCTTTGGTTGATCCGATTGAGGATTAAACCTCAGAATCTAGCACTAAAGGCAAGTATCCTACCATGAGGCAGGAGACAACCAAGGCTGTAAGTGTATCTAGTTTGATCAAACTGAGGATTAAACCAGAGAATCTAGCACTAAAGGCAAACATGCTTACTTTATGTCAGTGGATGTATAACGTAATGTCTAAAAttagtctgtatatatataggttctctatatacattgtatgtgatagtaatgcagggtagatatgattatgtctttggtaatatacccttcagatcctttatataccctggtacatgtgatagtaatgcagggtagatatgattatgtctttggtaatatacccttcagttcctttatataccctggtacatgtgatagtaatgcagggtagatacatgtatgattatgtctttggtaatatacccttcagttcctttatataccctggtacatgtgatagtaatgcagggtagatatgattatgtctttggtcatatacccttcagttcctttatataccctggtacatgtgatagtaatgcagggtagatatgattatgtctttggtaatatacccttcagttcctttatataccctggtacatgtgacagtaatgcagggtagatatgattatgtctttggtaatatacccttcagTACCTTTacataccctggtacatgtgatagtaatgcagggtagatatgattatgtctttggtcatatacccttcagttcctttatataccctggtacatgtgatagtaatgcagggtagatatgattatgtctttggtaatatacccttcagttcctttatataccctggtacatgtgacagtaatgcagggtagatatgattatgtctttggtaatatacccttcagatcctttatataccctggtacatgtgatagtaatgcagggtagatatgattacgtctttggtaatatacccttcagttcctttatataccctggtacatgtgatagtaatgcagggtagatatgattatgtctttggtaatatacccttcagttcctttacataccctggtacatgtgatagtaatgcagggtagatatgattacgtctttggtaatatacccttcagttcctttacataccctggtacatgtgatagtaatgcagggtagatatgattatgtctttggtaatatacccttcagatcctttatataccctggtacatgtgatagtaatgcagggtagatatgattatgtctttggtaatatacccttcagatcctttatataccctggtacatgtgatagtaatgcagggtagatatgattatgtctttggtaatatacccttcagttcctttatataccctggtacatgtgatagtaatgcagggtagatatgattatgtctttggtcATTTACCCTTCAGTACCTTTacataccctggtacatgtgatagtaatgcagggtagatatgattatgtctttggtcatatacccttcagttcctttacataccctggtacatgtgatagtaatgcagggtagatatgattatgtctttggtaatatacccttcagatcctttatataccctggtacatgtgatagtaatgcagggtagatatgattatgtctttggtaatatacccttcagttcctttatataccctcgtacatgtgatagtaatgcagggtagatatgattatgtctttggtaatatacccttcagttcctttatataccctggtacatgtgatagtaatgcagggtagatatgattatgtctttggtaatatacccttcagttcctatatataccctggtacatgtgatagtaatgcagggtagatatgattatgtctttggtaatatacccttcagttcctttacataccctggtacatgtgatagtaatgcagggtagatatgattacgtctttggtaatatacccttcagatcctttatataccctggtacatgtgatagtaatgcagggtagatatgattatgtctttggtaatatacccttcagttcctttatataccctggtacatgtgatagtaatgcagggtagatatgattatgtctttggtcATTTACCCTACAGTTCCTTTATATAacctggtacatgtgatagtaatgcagggtagatatgattatgtctttggtaatataccctacagttcctttatataccctggtacatgtgatagtaatgcagggtagatatgattatgtctttggtcatatacccttcagttcctttatataccctggtacatgtgatagtaatgcagggtagatatgattatgtctttggtaatatacccttcagttcctttatataccctggtacatgtgatagtaatgcagggtagatatgattatgtctttggtaatatacccttcagttcctttatataccctggtacatgtgatagtaatgcagggtagatatgattatgtctttggtaatttacccttcagttcctttacataccctggtacatgtgatagtaatgcagggtagatacatgtatgattatgtctttggtaatatacccttcagttcctttacataccctggtacatgtgatagtaatgcagggtagatatgattatgt includes:
- the LOC143067204 gene encoding peptide methionine sulfoxide reductase MsrB-like isoform X1; translated protein: MKFVYGLQSLIWMNILHLITAAKREPSPVLQKLQESCKTSGTCEVHIPKEELKSRLTPMQYHVTQEKGTEGKNAGQFVHNKAEGLYTCVVCGNQLFSSETKFNSGSGWPSFYNAIDNDRIKLVKDTSHGMVRVEVTCAKCGAHLGHVFDDGPPPTGNRYCMNSAALNFMKKEDIKLKSEL